Within the Setaria viridis chromosome 3, Setaria_viridis_v4.0, whole genome shotgun sequence genome, the region GatatatttttatgaatgtGTGATTCCTCTATTCCTAAATACTAAATCAAGATTCTAGATGCTTGAGCAGTTATTAGAACTGTGAAGGCACATATAATTAATCTTCAAATAGTGCAAACATTATGCATTTATGCAAGCTTAAAGTTCTGAACAAACACGTGTGTACCCCATCGATGGATATAGCAATTTATAGCTAATTTGGCTACGGCAACGGAGTTGATTGGCTTGCTGCACGCCTTGTCCAGACCCAGCGGCAACGGGAAGAGTACTCTCTGCCTGGTGCATCAGTTTGACCAAAGGGGAGTGCACATGAGGTGATTATGGGCTATTAACAAGGGAAAATAGCTTTTTACCATGGTGCATGTGCACCAGGCAAACACTACTTGGCTTCGCCCTAGTGCACGCCGCACATGTGCCACAAATATATTGGTTTTCCGTCATCTTTTTCAAGACACATTACTGACATAGACAAGCACATGTGTGCACCCACGTTCATGCCTACAAATACATGTACACAATTTTACCTTTATAAATACCTTTGAGATATTAAGTTGGCAAATcttgagattgatgaagtcaccagtAACGCTCACTATCGATAAGAACGTCgtctaccactgaaagaataacgCCGATTAaatccagaaataaaaaaaatgcgaGCGCCCATGCTAAATTGAGGACTTTGAATGGATAGATTTCACCATAGGAAATATTACCAGCTGAGCTATGCTCTCTCATGTATGCCTCCCTAGCTCGGCATGTATCATTCTAGACGACGACATCGACTGATTACAACCATCGAATCTCAAATGTACAGTTTGGAATTGTCACTTGAAaaacaaatactccctccgttataaattgtaggttgttttagcttttctaggtgtatagatattattatgcatctagtgtatgtttagatgcataataatatctacgaatctagaaaaaccaaaataacctgcaatttggaacggggaGCGAGAAACAGACAGTAAACGGAACGGAGGTATAGAATCTCCCACGTGCTCCAACAACAGCATCCATTACTTTTCCCAAAAGGGAAAACAACCCATTGCCTCTGGCAGAGTTCCCATAGCGCCGCGGTGGCCCTCGCCACTGTTGACACGCTCAGTTTATGGGCTCCCATCACCGTCGCACCGCCTCCTCCGAACCTGCATCAATCGCCACGGCATGGCCGGAGTGGCAGTGTCGCGCATTTATCATGATCTTTTTTTCTTACGAAACAGATTGAGCTAACACGAAATCGTCACCACCAATGCTACTTCTACGCGTTCTTCCGAAAGCCACAgaataatcttttttttctctaaccCCTAACGTACGCCAGGAAGAGTTTTGGCAAGAGGCTGGCCGCCCATAATTGCTTGGTGCAAGtttgtaagaaaataaaataaaatcagtTGCAAGCTTGTAAGGAAAATTGGTGGGCGTCCGTAATCAGTGGAGCAAGGGATGAGTTACTGCAGCTTAAAAAGTAAAAACCAAACTTATGTTTCTTTTTCCTAAAACCTTTTCAAGATAAATATGTCCATATCTATGTAGATATGTTTCGAAGATTTATACAATGCACCCACCCATTTTTGCAACCTAGAGTAAAGTAGACTATCAAGCTACTCTAAAAGTCCAAATAATGCACTCAAGTCGCAGGTAAAAAATGCAAAAGCATAAAGATTATGAATAGCGGCAAAAACAAACGGCGGACAAACGCTACCACTAGTATATGTTGCTGGAGGGTCAACAAGTTAGCCAACGACCCACCAAGGTTTCACTAACGTGATGAACAAGATGGTTAGCTAACTATTTTCTATCACAAGAATGTATCAGCGATAGAAAATGGTCTCATGACCCACTTCTTTCATAGTTTAACCGTAAAAGATGAGCCTGTGTACGCAGGAATCTACTGCAATTGTTTTTGTAAAATGCAAACGCCCGAATATGGATAAACCCCGAATCAGCCATATACTATACTCAAGGGAGATATACAGATGTAACAACCTCTTAGCTAGGGCAAGGCATGTGTGGCCAGCGAAGCGGGGTGAATTATGCAAACTGAGGATAGAAGTACACAATTCGGTAATTTGGATAAGTCTTGTGTCCGTATAGTCTTTCTTTGGTGCAAACCGAGCTTAGCACGGTTGGTGTGTCTCACAGGTGAGGATCGCACCCGCCCAGGCTCGAACCCGGCTGCGTGCACGCTTGGGTGCAGCTCCTCCGCAGCTGCATTCCAGGCCACGCCACGGCGGCACCGGTGGGCCCCTCTGCTAGCCTTAAGTGAAAAAATATAGTCTTTCTTTTGGTGTTTCTTCCCCAAGTATCTTTCTACTTTTGGCTCAAGGACAGTAGATCACTAATGCTTTGACAACGCAACAGTTATCAGCTCTAGTAATCAACAACTCCTTTATTgtcaatactccctccgtttcataGACATAAATTACGTCCAGATgcgtagcaaaatctatgtatctagaaaaaacaaaaaaaactacaatttgaaatgaagaAAGTACTAGACAATGATGATTTTTATTATGGTTAGATAAAATAAGTGCTCTCCGTCTAGATGAATCCTATGGtggaaagataaaaaaaaatacatagaGGTACTGAAAAAAATACTGAGAAATACCAAATAAGTGggacaagtaaaaaaaaataatgagttTGACATGAACTCCCTGTAGAACTGATCAATAAGAACTCCattcactggtagaaaactgagcattagttccggttggagagATGCATAGGTCTCGAAAATCTAACTGGGACTAATAATTCGGGATTAAAGTTCCCCATCTTTAATCTCGAATCTTTTATCTATCTAGGACTAAAGAtaaacctttagtcccggttggtaataccaaccgggactaaagggtttttgcgtaaaaaatattataaattccCGGAAGGCTCTCCCATGCACACGTTgtaagtcacaagtcacgcgattgaGGCTCCCCCCACGCGCACGTCGTAAGTCACatgtcacgcgatttttcacgcgaaatatgcacgtgcgcggtGCATGGGATTCGAACTCCTGCAACCTTTTACcttgcgcgtagcttccttaccatcttaCCTACACAGCATATCCGACTGAGTAGGGGATGTTATCCTTTTGAATTCATCTGTGGGGGACCGTTTAGTCCCGGATCTAAATTTCGTGATTCGTGGAGACTAAAGTGACTCTTTAgttccgattggtgttaccgACCGAAATTGTTGTTGAAGATGAAACAGGTGCAGAAACTCCGTCCCCGGCCCATCCCCCATAGAACTCCCTATAGAACCGATCAAGAAGTACATTTCAAGCAGGTGTAGCAAGCCAGCAACTCCATCCCGATCCCATCCCCCAAACCAGATCATTAATTCCAAATCCAACCTCGCCGCGCAACCCAATGGCAACAATGGCCGTCGTCTCGAAGGCGGCtgacgcggtggcggcgctcttCTCGCTGCTCATCGCCGTGGCGGCGCCACTGTTCGACTCCCAGGTCGTCCTGTCGCGGCGCCTCTACCCGGCGCCGCTGGTGAACGTCTACCGATGGTTCGCGGCTGAGGTCGACCACTACCTCGTCGCTGACCCGCCGCCGTTCTTCCGCGGCCTCGTCTGGCTCGCCCTCGCTTTCCTTTGGCCGGTCTGCGTCGCCAACCTCTACGGCGttctcgcgcgccgccgctgggccgccaccacctccctcatggccGGCGTCTTCATGCTTACATACTTGGTAACTGTCGACCTTCCTCCTGTGTTGTTCTTACCCACATACTGAATCTTAGCTTTAATTTAACTGGACTTGGTAAAAATAAGGTGAAATTTAAGTAGCAGGTTTGTTGGGCAAATTCTTTCAATTTTCAACTAATTTTCATCTTGTTCATGCATTTCAGTCTGCCATGTTTGGGGAGATGTTGGGGTCCGGGAGAGCAACACCGAAGCTGGTTCAGTTCTACGTCCCATTCGTTGTGATTGCTGTAGTTTTAGTTTTGCGTGGCCTCTGCTCATGCTCGCAGGTGCCGGCTGCTGCAGTTTCGTCAGTTGAATCCGATGTTCACAAGAAGAGCGTCTAGCTAGCTAGATTCACAATAACTCAAGGATATATCTTTTCTTTGAAAATCTGTTCAAGTATCACCAGATGTCAGCTGTATCGCGGAGCGAAAATTATTGTAGTCACTTATAAGTTATAACAACTCTTCCAGTGTAAGAACTTCAAGCAGGTCGATCAAAGCCTAAGATCCATACCCAAATTTGGTTGATTTAGCGATCGAGATTTTATCAGGCTTGCTGCAAAAGGATGACCAAAATTTGATCACAGTGACCTCCTTTCTTTCAATGCGATACATGGGCCATCATTGATGAGTTTTTAATTTGTTACGCTCAAGGTCTGGTCTTCGATTAGAACCTGTTTGTTTCCCCCTCTAGATTATATAACCTAGATTACGGTCCAAGGGTAGTGGGGTAAAAGAGCATCATGGATCACAAATATAcatataatctgaaataagctaaGATTATTTGTGGTCCCAATGTAATATTTTACTGTAGTATTCTTGATCCATAATCTAACTTATATAATCTGAGTGGATTATAATCTCAAATAAACGGAGCCTAAAAATTGGTATAGGCGAGGACATGATCGAGGAGCACCTAATAACACCATCGTGCTGCCAGCTCCTGCTTCAAGAGCACTATAATAAGCTAACGAGGCGCACAAGGCAAAGGAGGGTATAGGCGCTACTACACCAGTTTTCTTGGTCATGTATTAATATAATTAATTTGTTAAAAACATTGATGATTTTATTGTTGCAAAATTCAAATCCCAGAATACACAAGCGTAGCAACCTCCAGACAAGTTGAACTTCCATTCCTTATACCATCGCGATTGGTGATTTTTTCCAGATAGGCCATCCGTACTAGCTTGTAATAGTTGCCGACAGCGATATATATAAGTCCTGGCCCCCAAGTTTTATCTAGCGTCACAAATTTATTGAAGACTATACGAGGCGGCTCTTATTATGAGAAGTCATAGAAAGTGTTCGAGGCATCCTTGCTGGCTCTAATTATGAGTCAGCGCAACTAATTTAAATTTTAGTGTTTTTCAAAAATTAATAGCTGTTCATACGGGTTTGGAGGCAATCTTTATATGAAATTGTAGGTTTCGATGGGATCTACAATTACatagttatttttttaatttgaagTTGTTTTGATATTCAAATAGTTGGCCAATGTTTTATACAGcaaaggtaaaaaaaataatagaacGCCCTATTGCATGAAATATAGGTGGGAGGGTAGGGGGTTGGCGTTGTGAGTTTAAAGCCTGAAAACCACCCAATCCTGTATTTCGCGTGAAAATATGTGACTTTGTGGCTTGTGATGCGCGATTGTAAGGTCCGATAACAAGCTAGCATAGATAGTCTTAGGTATCAGTGTTTTGTTTGCGTACTGCTAGTTATATAATTCGACAGAACCCGGAGCCTATACAGTGGAGGGTTTTGTGCAGGAATAGTGTGTATCCTGTATACACATTGTGATCTAAAATCAGTGGACCTCTACTCTAGCTGGTCATCTAGGATGTTGTCTAACTTAGTAGTGACATGAAGTCCTTTGGAAATAACTAGGCAACAGTATACATGAACAAACAACTACTTTTTGTCTCCAAGATGCGGCAGCATAAAATTAAATTAACACTAACACTCTCAGCCGGTTCACACATACGAGTAAAATTTTATTTAAGCCAATGTTTTTaattttggcaaaaaaaagattaataacataaaaatgatGTTAATTGATTTATCATGAACTCTACTATCATAGCATATAACTCTTTATATGtgaattaatttatatttataaaTATCATCAGTCAAATTTAGCAATATTTGACTTAAGAAAAcctcaaaaatatttatatgtATGGATGAAATGAGTATCAAATATACAAGGATAAAATATGCTTTCTAAAGAGGTCATAATAGGATTCAGGTCTTCGAATATTGGCTAAAGTGTCGGTTTTTAAGAAGGTGAGAAAATGTTTTATCGTACAAACACTATAACAGTTAGAGAAGTACACGACGGCCCATTTGACTGGGTTTTGAACTCCACGTCAGATTTGAAGATTTTAGACTCAATCAAAGTATTTTGCATATTTATTTTTAGTCTAAACTAAAAATAATATGGTTCATCACTTAAAACATGACCAGTATATCCCCAACAAGCTTTAGGTTCATTAATCCGTGTACCAAATAGACCCCATACGAGACTCTTAATTTTGGGTCTTGCATTGTTTAGATAAACCCAATCCCTCTCAAAACATATATATGGTTTGAGTTCGAAAATGAACTTATTTCCGTACCAATCCCTCTCAAAACATATATATGGATTGAAGAGTATTACCATGTATCAAAATGAAGCTTAACGATCTTTTAAATGTACCCTAAGTCAACATGAAGCATCTTTCATAAGTTAATCCAATATTTACCGAGTAAGGGTGTGCGATAAACCTAGAAACATAGCAATGAAACCGAACGACCTAACTGATCTTTTCATCTTATTTCAGTTTTTACTTGATTTCTAAATTGATCCGTTTTGTAAACTGTACGTTATCGTTTTGATTTCAAACTCAATTTGTACACTCTTCACATATCATAAAGACACGATGTTTACTAACTGGAGTTATTATGCTCCGTGTGGTGCAATGCCCAACCAAGTTTGAATCCTATATCCAACACAAGCTTCTAGATTTTAGTCTAGGAACTTAAGGCATTATTTTTTCAATGGTACGCACATGTGCCAACCGATGGCAATACTTCTGTGGTGTCAAACAATTTTAAAAAATCTGTTGGTCCAGTCTCTTGGAGATGCTCATTGAAATAGGGTGGACATATGCATATATTCATAGGATGATTGAGTGTGCGTGTGCGCGCGTGTTTTACGAGTGTCCGCATCCGTTCTGTGTATCGACTGCATCTATTCTGTGTCTCTACAATGACGTTTTCGCTCGAAGCCTCTTCTGGCATGATAAGGTTATTACGTGAGCATAGTTGCCTAAGGACCTGCTTCGATTTCGTACCACTGACGATGGACCAGATCCGCGAAAGATCACACCTTATTTATTGTACCGTTCGCTTGCTGCTTGGTTGCACGGTCTTTGCAGTTTGCACGGCCGGTTAGTCTTAGCTAGGGTGCTTGCGGCGGTCGGCCGTCGGCGATGTTACTTCCTCTAGTGGCAGCCgtcctgctcgccgccggcggcggcatcacCTTTAACCCCGTGGCCTTGGGGCTCTTCGGcggctcgcctccgccgccgacggcggtcGTGAAGCTGGCGTACCTTCTCTGCTTCGCCACGTCGTGGGGCGCCACCTTATGGGCCGTCTTCATCAGCGGCGTCATCATGTTCTTGTAAGAAACTAAGAACGCATGCAAGCAGTAGTGCTTTCATGTgcccgtctctctctctctctctctctctctcaaaatgTTGAATGAGCTCATTTTAATTTGTTGCAAAAATCTCGATTGTTCAAGTTCTCTATGACTTCTTTTATTGACTGCGAATTGGAAGGAACTTGCCGAGGCACATGATGGGCAGCCTGCGGGGGAAGGTGTTCCCGGCGTGCTTCGCGCTGACCGCGGCGTGCACGGcagcctccgcggcggcgttcGCGTGGCTCCACCTCCCGTGGCAGGCAGCAGCTTCCGCCGCCGAGCGGCGGCAGCTCGtggtcctcgtcgccgccgccgggctcgaCCTCACCAACCTGCTCGTCTTCACCCCCAAGACCCTCGAGGTACGTACGTACGCGATATACTATTATGTAATTGCTATGTAATACTCCATACCACGAGAACTAGAACAATTGAGATCATGTTTCACGCTGCATGATGAAGATCGGAAATCACGACCTGCATGCAGATGCCACCATTAAATTGGCGTTTTGCCTTGAATATCGTGATAAAGGCACATAATCAAGCAAAGCAATGGATGCAAAATCAATAGTAGATTTTGCTTTTGATTATTTCCTCGCATaccttttattattattgttgatCAGCTTTTAAGCTAAGAAGTGGGTACAAATTTAGTTGTGTGCGGTCGCAGAGGCCGGAGactattctttttttaaaaaagaaaaagatgaagCTACCTGGACGTCTCACTGTCGTTAGACACATCCCCTAAGTAATGATTAGttagtaaaaaaatataagcaTCGTGTGTTGAGTGGGAGACTTGAACGTGTGTATGCAAGTTCGAGGAAAAAACTAATGTTGTTTGCTTTACAAGATTTGTTTTGCATTGCTTGATTTCTAAGTATGGAAATACATGTGACTGCGGGATGTTGTAGATCACTTGCCGAGATTCAATATTTCAACTAAGCTAGCATAGGATAAGATACAATAGTATGGGGAGTTCCTATGTAGCATCGATCCACATGCTTgggctcaacgagttt harbors:
- the LOC117849305 gene encoding uncharacterized protein gives rise to the protein MLLPLVAAVLLAAGGGITFNPVALGLFGGSPPPPTAVVKLAYLLCFATSWGATLWAVFISGVIMFLNLPRHMMGSLRGKVFPACFALTAACTAASAAAFAWLHLPWQAAASAAERRQLVVLVAAAGLDLTNLLVFTPKTLEVVRVRHKVERGLGIGGVGSFHGMRLNTRAAATCAALVEANGRFRAAHALSVLATVASATGLAAHSCYLAGKLAL
- the LOC117846902 gene encoding uncharacterized protein, with translation MATMAVVSKAADAVAALFSLLIAVAAPLFDSQVVLSRRLYPAPLVNVYRWFAAEVDHYLVADPPPFFRGLVWLALAFLWPVCVANLYGVLARRRWAATTSLMAGVFMLTYLSAMFGEMLGSGRATPKLVQFYVPFVVIAVVLVLRGLCSCSQVPAAAVSSVESDVHKKSV